The following proteins come from a genomic window of Triticum aestivum cultivar Chinese Spring chromosome 6A, IWGSC CS RefSeq v2.1, whole genome shotgun sequence:
- the LOC123130988 gene encoding uncharacterized protein, with product MCHIVRHLVTLRSENKNTNTRKLREEERIFMEFTGLLVDIVSQAGEALSAYIQAHSKAPHMEVLERVSSILKEYGFCPTGEIVDVKNLCPYNCVMSDEELYHQGLMNSTKGGAAEEVHAAEKYLPKG from the exons ATGTGCCATATAGTGAGACATTTGGTTACCCTAAGATCGGAGAACAAAAATACAAATACACGGAAGCTGCGTGAGGAAGAGAGAATATTTATGGAGTTTACGGGCCTGCTTGTTGATATTGTTTCGCAAGCTGGTGAAGCCCTTTCTGCATACATTCAGGCACATTCAAAG GCGCCCCACATGGAGGTTCTGGAGCGGGTTTCTTCTATCCTCAAGGAGTATGGGTTTTGCCCGACTGGAGAAATCGTTGATGTTAAGAACCT CTGCCCTTACAACTGCGTAATGTCTGATGAAGAGTTATACCACCAAG GGCTTATGAATTCAACCAAGGGTGGTGCAGCGGAAGAAGTACAT GCTGCGGAAAAGTATCTGCCTAAAGGATAG